The following are from one region of the Sulfurimonas crateris genome:
- a CDS encoding pyridoxal-phosphate-dependent aminotransferase family protein, with the protein MLLFTPGPTPVPQNVRNAMSDETMHHRTPEFEAIFEKTRKYLFNLFGSDEVVMLASSGTGAMEAAIINLCRNTLLNVNSGKFGERFGKIAVAHGLGSVEIKNEWDTPVSVEAVVEAVKANSDIDAIAVQISESAGGLRHPVESIAKAVKEINPNIMIIADGITAVGVEAIDVTNIDSLIAGSQKALMLPPGLAILGLSNAAIEKIGTGKGYYFNLATEIKSQRKNTTAWTAATTLTIGLLEILETIEKRGGLEKLYEETERRADAVKSALEVLGLHIYPKTPALSMTTIDDEEASQIRKILKTDFDVNVAGGQDHLNGKIFRINQMGLIAPYEMAWVVNSVELALAKLGRRAYDGAANRVFNEKYFKVGM; encoded by the coding sequence ATGTTACTTTTTACTCCCGGACCGACCCCGGTACCTCAAAATGTTCGTAATGCAATGAGTGATGAGACGATGCACCATCGTACTCCTGAATTTGAGGCTATTTTTGAAAAAACAAGAAAATATCTTTTTAATCTTTTTGGGAGTGATGAGGTTGTAATGCTTGCATCCAGCGGAACCGGTGCAATGGAAGCCGCTATTATAAACTTATGCCGCAACACGCTCCTAAATGTGAACTCCGGAAAATTCGGAGAGAGATTCGGCAAGATCGCCGTTGCTCATGGACTTGGCAGTGTAGAGATCAAAAACGAGTGGGATACTCCGGTAAGTGTGGAAGCAGTTGTTGAGGCTGTTAAGGCCAACTCGGATATCGATGCGATCGCAGTTCAGATAAGCGAATCGGCAGGCGGTCTTCGCCATCCTGTTGAGTCTATCGCAAAAGCTGTAAAAGAGATCAATCCAAATATTATGATCATAGCTGACGGTATCACTGCCGTAGGTGTAGAAGCGATTGATGTGACAAATATAGACTCTCTTATTGCAGGAAGCCAAAAAGCGCTTATGCTTCCTCCGGGACTTGCAATTTTAGGGCTTAGCAATGCTGCGATCGAGAAGATCGGCACAGGCAAAGGATACTACTTCAACCTTGCAACCGAGATAAAGTCTCAAAGAAAGAACACAACTGCATGGACTGCGGCTACTACTCTTACTATCGGTCTTTTAGAGATACTTGAGACGATCGAAAAGAGAGGCGGTTTAGAGAAGCTCTACGAAGAGACAGAAAGAAGAGCAGATGCTGTTAAATCTGCTCTTGAAGTTTTAGGGCTTCATATATACCCTAAAACTCCGGCACTCTCTATGACTACGATAGATGATGAAGAGGCATCTCAGATCAGAAAGATCTTAAAAACTGATTTTGATGTCAATGTCGCAGGCGGACAGGATCATCTAAACGGCAAGATATTCCGTATAAACCAGATGGGTCTGATCGCTCCGTATGAGATGGCGTGGGTAGTAAACTCTGTAGAGCTGGCTTTGGCAAAACTTGGGCGCAGAGCTTATGACGGCGCTGCAAACAGAGTGTTTAACGAAAAATATTTCAAAGTAGGTATGTAG
- a CDS encoding ATP phosphoribosyltransferase regulatory subunit, with amino-acid sequence MILEHEIPSGSKLYFGNSAKIKREIEKVASDILYSKGFEEIVTPIFSYHQHKSIADERELIKVNDENNNSISLRADSTIDVVRIIEKRLGRNTEHKKWFYIQSVFRYPTDEQYQIGVEFMGESKLSSVLNIAVDIFDALEVKPLVQISNMMIPKLLVSMFDELTLEDFRHLNIEKFLDLKVDWVDKLVYLQHEHQVDELLDMVPQEIKAELLKMKNLCDAISCKNSVLAPMYYAKMLYYDELFFRVIDKNEVFARGGRYKNSELSSVGFAIYTDVLIETKAK; translated from the coding sequence ATGATTTTAGAGCATGAGATTCCTAGCGGTTCAAAACTCTACTTCGGCAACAGTGCTAAGATAAAAAGAGAGATAGAAAAAGTTGCTAGCGATATCTTGTACTCTAAAGGGTTTGAAGAGATAGTCACTCCGATATTCTCATACCATCAGCATAAAAGCATTGCGGATGAGAGAGAGCTTATCAAGGTAAACGATGAGAACAACAACTCCATCTCCCTTAGAGCGGACTCTACCATAGATGTTGTGCGAATCATAGAGAAGAGACTCGGACGCAATACTGAACATAAAAAATGGTTCTATATCCAGAGCGTTTTTCGCTATCCGACGGATGAGCAGTACCAGATAGGTGTCGAGTTTATGGGCGAGAGCAAGCTCTCATCGGTTCTGAATATAGCGGTAGATATTTTTGATGCACTTGAAGTTAAGCCACTTGTTCAGATATCAAATATGATGATACCAAAACTATTGGTCTCAATGTTTGATGAGCTCACACTTGAAGATTTTCGTCATCTCAATATAGAGAAGTTTTTAGACTTGAAAGTTGACTGGGTAGATAAACTTGTCTATCTTCAGCATGAGCATCAGGTGGATGAACTGCTTGATATGGTTCCACAGGAGATAAAGGCAGAGCTTTTGAAGATGAAAAATCTCTGCGATGCGATTTCATGTAAAAACAGTGTTTTGGCACCGATGTACTATGCGAAGATGCTCTACTATGATGAGCTCTTCTTTAGAGTAATAGATAAGAACGAGGTCTTTGCCAGAGGCGGAAGATATAAAAATTCAGAGCTTAGTTCTGTGGGTTTTGCGATCTATACAGATGTATTAATAGAAACAAAAGCGAAGTAA
- a CDS encoding adenylosuccinate synthase: MKADLIVGIQWGDEGKGKIVDRLACEYDMVCRSQGGHNAGHTIWVDGTRYALHLIPSGVLNPKAINVIGNGVVLSPESIIKEMEQFEALEGRLFISDKAHLNLSYHAMIDQAREKLKGEKAIGTTGKGIGPAYSDKINRIGVRVGELLNPEKLCSSIMSYFEQNREIFNILKIQTPNESELLNELEGYKAKLAPFITDTTQMIWRALDEENKRVLLEGAQGTMLDIDHGTYPYVTSSSTVSAGACTGLGINAKDIGKVTGIVKAYCTRVGNGPFPSEDLGEDGKRLGKQGHEFGTTTGRARRCGWFDAVACRYASRLNGCDELALMKLDVLDGFEEVKICVAYELDGVEIDYLPQNLDDVKPIYRSFKGWEKSVGARRFEDLPQEAQEYVKVIEEITKTKVGIISTSPEREDTIIL, encoded by the coding sequence ATGAAAGCGGATTTAATAGTTGGTATACAGTGGGGCGATGAGGGAAAAGGCAAGATAGTAGACAGGCTTGCATGTGAGTATGATATGGTCTGCAGAAGCCAAGGCGGTCATAATGCAGGACATACTATCTGGGTTGACGGGACAAGATATGCTCTTCACCTTATTCCTTCAGGCGTACTCAACCCGAAGGCCATCAATGTAATAGGAAACGGAGTTGTTTTGTCTCCGGAGTCTATTATCAAAGAGATGGAGCAGTTTGAGGCTCTGGAGGGAAGACTCTTTATCTCCGATAAAGCTCATCTAAACCTTTCATATCACGCTATGATAGATCAGGCTAGAGAGAAGTTAAAAGGCGAGAAAGCAATAGGAACTACGGGTAAGGGAATCGGGCCTGCTTATTCAGACAAGATCAACCGTATAGGGGTCAGAGTCGGCGAGCTTCTAAATCCTGAAAAACTATGCTCTTCTATCATGAGCTATTTTGAACAAAACAGAGAGATATTCAATATCTTGAAGATCCAGACACCAAATGAATCAGAGCTTTTAAATGAGCTTGAGGGGTATAAGGCTAAACTTGCTCCTTTTATAACAGATACAACACAGATGATCTGGAGAGCGCTTGATGAAGAGAACAAAAGAGTTCTTCTGGAGGGTGCACAGGGAACTATGCTAGACATCGATCACGGAACTTACCCGTATGTAACTTCAAGTTCAACCGTAAGTGCGGGAGCATGTACGGGTCTTGGGATCAACGCTAAAGATATAGGCAAAGTGACAGGCATAGTAAAAGCGTACTGTACACGTGTAGGAAACGGTCCTTTCCCAAGTGAAGATCTGGGTGAAGACGGCAAAAGACTCGGCAAGCAGGGGCACGAATTTGGAACAACTACGGGACGTGCAAGAAGATGCGGCTGGTTTGATGCTGTTGCATGCAGATACGCAAGCCGCCTAAACGGCTGTGATGAGCTTGCACTTATGAAGCTTGACGTTCTTGACGGGTTTGAAGAGGTTAAGATCTGTGTCGCATACGAACTTGACGGCGTAGAGATAGACTATCTTCCTCAAAATCTGGATGACGTAAAACCTATTTACAGATCTTTTAAGGGCTGGGAGAAATCCGTAGGGGCTAGAAGATTTGAAGATCTTCCGCAAGAGGCGCAAGAGTATGTTAAAGTTATAGAAGAGATTACAAAAACAAAAGTAGGTATAATTTCTACATCTCCTGAGAGAGAAGACACTATAATTTTATAA
- a CDS encoding flagellar export protein FliJ: MKTRFTPLVKFKKNTMQKSEQFLQKANGNLNSASMALELSYRSLKDVEPPKSGKMGEMLASRVLLDSQRELINHNKEWVSFASNQVEQAKKQLKADMLEHEKFQYLEFEEIKQEMKKRNSAEAKYLDEIALMTYNGKKR; encoded by the coding sequence TTGAAAACACGCTTTACTCCATTGGTTAAATTTAAAAAGAACACAATGCAAAAGAGTGAACAGTTTTTACAAAAAGCAAACGGCAACTTGAACAGTGCGTCAATGGCTCTTGAGTTGTCCTATAGATCTTTAAAAGATGTAGAACCTCCAAAAAGCGGTAAGATGGGTGAGATGCTTGCTTCAAGAGTACTGCTTGATTCCCAAAGAGAGTTGATAAACCATAACAAAGAGTGGGTCAGTTTTGCTTCCAATCAGGTTGAGCAGGCAAAAAAACAGCTAAAAGCCGATATGCTAGAGCATGAAAAGTTTCAATATCTTGAGTTTGAAGAGATAAAACAGGAGATGAAGAAGAGAAATAGTGCAGAGGCTAAGTATCTGGATGAGATCGCTTTAATGACTTACAACGGGAAGAAAAGATGA
- the rdgB gene encoding RdgB/HAM1 family non-canonical purine NTP pyrophosphatase has translation MKLVLATSNKGKVREIKALYKDFEVVPYSELIDEFEIVEDGKDFKENALIKARAVFKALDDEDVIVLADDSGISVDVLGGKPGIYSARYAGADATDKDNLYKLIEAIKTKGFDSSPAHYTAAIAIVTKDGEYSVHGWMYGEAMAKAVGDGGFGYDPMFIPLGYDKTLGELDDETKKSISHRAKALSLAKVILQTL, from the coding sequence GTGAAGTTGGTACTGGCTACTTCCAATAAGGGGAAAGTAAGAGAGATAAAAGCGCTCTACAAGGATTTTGAGGTAGTTCCTTACAGCGAACTGATCGATGAGTTCGAGATAGTCGAAGACGGCAAGGATTTTAAAGAGAACGCTCTTATAAAAGCCAGAGCCGTTTTTAAAGCTCTGGATGATGAAGATGTAATAGTCTTAGCGGATGACAGCGGAATCAGTGTCGATGTTCTCGGTGGAAAACCTGGGATTTACAGTGCAAGATATGCAGGGGCTGATGCAACCGATAAAGATAATCTCTATAAGTTAATAGAGGCTATAAAAACAAAGGGCTTTGATAGTTCGCCTGCACACTATACGGCAGCCATAGCGATAGTAACCAAAGACGGTGAATATTCGGTTCACGGCTGGATGTATGGAGAGGCAATGGCAAAAGCAGTGGGAGATGGAGGGTTTGGATATGACCCTATGTTTATTCCACTCGGATATGATAAGACCTTAGGCGAGCTGGATGATGAGACAAAAAAGAGCATCTCTCACCGTGCAAAAGCACTAAGTTTGGCAAAAGTAATTCTACAGACTCTGTAG
- a CDS encoding undecaprenyl-diphosphate phosphatase, with protein sequence MTIYDSIILGIIEGFTEFLPISSTGHLIVASEFLGIEQNAVNKAYEVIIQFSAILAVIFNYKDKFTIKKIDLWTKVFIAFLPLAIIGFIFSSQIKELFSINIVAIMFIVGGVIFLIVEKFFVHEDKQTIHDVEEVTLKHSLIIGIAQVFALIPGTSRAGSTIIGALLVGLSRKASAEFSFLLAFPVMGAVAAYDMLKYYQDFTEANLTVLAVGFVTSFIVAYLTIKLFLKFLEKFTFVSFGVYRIVFGVFLLLMFN encoded by the coding sequence ATGACAATATACGATTCGATAATTTTAGGCATAATTGAGGGCTTTACAGAGTTTTTGCCGATCTCTTCTACGGGACATCTAATAGTTGCCAGTGAGTTTTTAGGCATTGAGCAAAATGCTGTAAACAAGGCGTATGAAGTCATCATCCAATTCTCGGCAATATTGGCAGTAATATTTAACTACAAAGATAAATTCACGATCAAAAAGATTGATCTCTGGACGAAGGTTTTTATAGCTTTTTTGCCATTGGCTATCATTGGCTTTATCTTCTCATCCCAGATAAAAGAGCTCTTTAGCATAAATATAGTCGCTATTATGTTTATAGTAGGCGGAGTGATATTTTTGATCGTAGAGAAATTTTTCGTACATGAAGACAAACAGACGATCCATGATGTAGAAGAGGTGACGCTCAAACACTCCCTGATAATAGGTATAGCTCAGGTCTTTGCACTTATTCCCGGAACAAGCAGGGCAGGCTCAACCATAATCGGTGCGCTTCTTGTCGGCCTTAGCAGAAAAGCGAGCGCGGAGTTTAGCTTTTTGCTTGCTTTTCCAGTCATGGGTGCCGTTGCAGCTTATGATATGCTAAAATATTACCAAGATTTTACAGAAGCGAACCTCACCGTTTTAGCCGTTGGGTTTGTAACATCTTTTATCGTAGCATACCTCACAATAAAACTCTTTTTAAAATTTTTGGAAAAATTCACTTTTGTCTCTTTTGGAGTTTATAGAATAGTTTTCGGGGTTTTTCTACTGCTGATGTTCAACTAA